In Morococcus cerebrosus, a single genomic region encodes these proteins:
- a CDS encoding DegV family protein, whose protein sequence is MPGSYALYRCAVLSTSSGSIDSMAGRDSTIHILHLNISFNHQWHADGSDVNNKEYCEWRTNHLDDPISTLPPCEDELFKTFNYLVEQGYHEAIVTTLSHKLSDSADVIRKMAAQFPQLKIHVIDTGTCCMPEGFFAMEAERLLRAGLPPQTVVSHLESLKPYCHIVFGLSSLKSLSLGGTLSRVGASFGDWIGLRNVLHFSQDNLERLETVTDDVKMFDSIIANTVSLMNDKPKDQFILGGLYSGDEERYRLFAERFFEKTGRRLGQGVPVSPVVAAHVGICGVGVGMVERIAAPV, encoded by the coding sequence ATGCCGGGTTCTTATGCTTTGTACCGCTGTGCGGTTTTATCGACATCCAGCGGTTCCATTGACAGTATGGCCGGACGCGACAGCACCATACATATTCTGCATTTAAACATTTCGTTTAATCATCAATGGCATGCAGACGGTTCAGATGTGAACAACAAAGAATATTGCGAATGGCGCACCAATCATCTGGATGACCCGATCAGCACGCTGCCACCTTGCGAAGACGAATTGTTCAAAACATTCAATTATCTGGTGGAGCAGGGCTATCACGAAGCCATCGTTACGACGTTGAGTCACAAATTGAGCGACTCGGCGGATGTTATCCGCAAAATGGCGGCGCAGTTTCCACAATTGAAAATCCATGTTATCGACACAGGTACCTGCTGTATGCCGGAAGGCTTTTTCGCCATGGAGGCGGAACGGCTGCTTCGGGCAGGCCTGCCTCCCCAAACGGTCGTCTCACACTTGGAAAGCCTCAAGCCTTATTGCCACATCGTATTCGGACTTTCTTCGCTCAAGTCCCTTTCTTTGGGCGGCACGCTTTCCCGCGTCGGCGCGTCTTTCGGCGATTGGATCGGATTGCGTAACGTCCTGCACTTTTCGCAAGACAATTTGGAACGCTTGGAAACCGTTACCGACGATGTCAAAATGTTTGATTCCATTATTGCCAATACCGTCAGCCTGATGAACGACAAGCCGAAAGACCAATTTATCCTCGGCGGCCTATACAGCGGCGACGAAGAACGCTACCGGCTTTTTGCCGAACGTTTTTTTGAAAAAACCGGAAGGCGGCTCGGGCAGGGCGTACCCGTATCACCCGTTGTCGCTGCGCACGTCGGTATCTGCGGCGTCGGCGTGGGAATGGTGGAACGCATTGCAGCCCCTGTCTGA
- the yccS gene encoding YccS family putative transporter has translation MKLPPLKPLIITSLPVFASVFIAATLVWRFGTPKLAMPFVLGIIAGGLVDLDNRLTGRLKNIIITVALFTLSSLVAQSTLGTGLPFILAMTLMTFGFTILGAVGLKYRTFAFGALAVATYTTLTYTPETFWLTNPVMILLGTVLYSTCTLVFQIILPHRPVQESVANAYEALGGYFDAKADFFDPDEAAWLGNRQIDLAMSNTGVISAFNQCRAALFYRLRGKHRHPRTAKMLRYYFTAQDIHERVSSAHADYTELTDTLKNTDLIFRIRRLLEMQGQACRNVAAALRNGKDYTYSKRLGRAMEGCRQSLAHYTDDHPESRNIHHIRRLLDNLGSVDHQLRQLQHSDSPAENENSSDTRIAALENSSLKNVWQTVRSQLNFESGVFRHATRLSILVAASCIIVEILHLNLGYWILLTAVFVCQPNYTATKSRVYQRIAGTILGVIVGSLVPYFTPSVETKLWIVIASTTLFFMTRSYKYSFSTFFITIQALTSFSLAGLDVYAAMPVRIIDTIVGSVLAWAAVTYLWPDWRYLTLEKTAAQAVGGNGAYLRKILDQLQYGIADDVEYRTVRRQAHERTATLSSTLSDMSSEPKKYGNNLQSGFTLLKTSYALTGYISALGAYRSEMDGACSPDFVRKFYQSGYRIADLLERLPQTSEQDFQTTLSQIRTDLEALQAEAGDARQSHILHRQLTLIAKQLDPCYRSLHDIEAIPQVA, from the coding sequence ATGAAACTCCCGCCGCTCAAACCCCTCATCATCACCTCGCTGCCCGTCTTCGCCAGCGTCTTTATCGCCGCAACCCTCGTCTGGCGGTTTGGCACGCCCAAGCTCGCCATGCCTTTCGTGCTCGGCATCATCGCGGGCGGCCTCGTCGATTTGGACAACCGCCTGACAGGTCGTCTGAAAAACATCATCATCACCGTCGCCCTGTTCACCCTCTCGTCGCTCGTCGCCCAAAGCACGCTCGGCACCGGCCTGCCCTTCATCCTCGCCATGACCCTGATGACGTTCGGCTTTACCATTTTGGGCGCGGTCGGGCTGAAATACCGCACCTTCGCGTTCGGCGCACTTGCCGTCGCCACCTACACCACGCTCACCTACACCCCCGAAACCTTCTGGCTGACCAATCCCGTCATGATTCTGCTCGGGACCGTGTTATACAGCACCTGCACACTCGTTTTCCAAATCATCCTCCCGCACCGCCCCGTCCAAGAAAGCGTCGCCAACGCCTACGAAGCGCTCGGCGGATATTTTGACGCCAAAGCCGACTTTTTCGATCCCGACGAAGCCGCCTGGCTCGGCAACCGCCAAATCGACCTCGCCATGAGCAACACCGGCGTCATTAGCGCCTTCAACCAATGCCGCGCCGCCCTGTTTTACCGCCTGCGCGGCAAACACCGCCACCCGCGCACCGCCAAAATGCTGCGCTACTACTTCACCGCCCAAGACATACACGAACGCGTCAGCTCCGCCCACGCCGACTACACCGAGCTGACCGACACCCTCAAAAACACCGACCTCATCTTCCGCATCCGCCGCCTGCTCGAAATGCAGGGGCAGGCGTGCCGCAATGTTGCCGCCGCCCTGAGGAACGGCAAAGACTACACATACAGCAAACGCCTAGGACGCGCGATGGAAGGCTGCCGCCAATCCCTCGCCCACTACACCGACGACCACCCCGAAAGCCGCAACATCCACCACATCCGCCGCCTGCTCGACAACCTCGGCAGCGTCGACCACCAACTGCGCCAACTCCAACACAGCGATTCGCCCGCCGAAAACGAAAACAGCAGCGACACCCGCATCGCCGCCCTCGAAAACAGCAGCCTGAAAAACGTCTGGCAGACCGTCCGCAGCCAGCTCAACTTCGAATCGGGCGTTTTCCGTCACGCCACGCGCCTCTCCATCCTCGTTGCCGCCTCCTGCATCATCGTCGAAATCCTCCATCTCAACCTCGGCTACTGGATACTCCTGACCGCCGTCTTTGTCTGCCAACCCAACTACACCGCCACCAAAAGCCGCGTGTACCAACGCATCGCCGGCACCATCCTCGGCGTCATCGTCGGCTCACTCGTGCCTTATTTCACCCCCTCCGTCGAAACCAAACTCTGGATCGTCATCGCCAGCACCACCCTGTTTTTCATGACCCGAAGCTACAAATACAGCTTCTCCACCTTCTTCATCACCATCCAAGCCCTCACCAGCTTCTCCCTCGCCGGGCTGGACGTCTATGCCGCCATGCCCGTCCGCATCATCGACACCATCGTCGGCTCCGTCCTCGCGTGGGCAGCCGTCACCTACCTCTGGCCGGATTGGCGTTACCTCACCCTCGAAAAAACCGCCGCCCAAGCCGTCGGCGGTAACGGCGCCTACCTCAGAAAAATCCTCGACCAGCTCCAATACGGCATCGCCGACGACGTCGAATACCGCACCGTCCGCCGCCAAGCCCACGAGCGCACCGCCACCCTCAGCAGCACCCTCTCCGACATGAGCAGCGAACCCAAAAAATACGGCAACAACCTGCAAAGCGGCTTCACCCTCCTCAAAACCAGCTACGCCCTGACCGGCTACATCTCCGCACTCGGCGCATACCGCAGCGAAATGGACGGCGCGTGCAGCCCCGACTTCGTCCGCAAGTTCTACCAAAGCGGCTACCGCATCGCCGACCTGCTCGAACGCCTCCCGCAAACAAGCGAACAAGATTTTCAGACGACCCTCTCCCAAATCCGAACCGACTTGGAAGCCCTGCAAGCAGAAGCCGGCGACGCGCGCCAAAGCCATATCCTCCACCGGCAGCTTACCCTCATCGCCAAACAGCTCGATCCCTGCTACCGCAGCCTGCACGACATTGAAGCCATCCCGCAGGTCGCGTAA
- a CDS encoding suppressor of fused domain protein, which produces MDYNQTVLSHLQRFWKHHDIKRFTWALGRIVEELPDFQVFQVIPNHADEPWVYVSSGIGPFLGQEFFIVSPFETPEHIETLAMLASASMHYPDQFQLGKTVNIGRPWVEQSSFQHFLISLPYPYGQELEYMDNVRFFWLLPITHQERLFLDTHSVEELETRFDELGIDYLDINRASTI; this is translated from the coding sequence ATGGACTACAACCAAACTGTTTTATCTCACTTGCAAAGATTTTGGAAACATCATGATATTAAAAGATTTACTTGGGCTTTAGGAAGAATTGTTGAAGAACTTCCCGATTTCCAAGTTTTCCAAGTGATTCCTAACCATGCAGATGAGCCTTGGGTTTATGTCAGCTCTGGGATAGGTCCATTTTTAGGACAGGAGTTTTTTATCGTCAGCCCGTTTGAAACGCCTGAACATATTGAGACCTTGGCAATGCTGGCATCTGCAAGTATGCATTATCCTGATCAATTTCAATTAGGGAAAACCGTCAATATCGGCAGACCGTGGGTTGAGCAATCATCCTTCCAGCATTTTCTGATTTCTCTGCCTTATCCTTATGGGCAAGAGTTGGAATATATGGATAATGTCCGATTTTTTTGGTTATTGCCGATTACTCATCAAGAGAGGCTTTTTTTAGATACTCATTCGGTAGAAGAATTGGAAACAAGATTTGATGAGCTAGGTATTGATTATTTAGATATAAATCGTGCAAGTACTATATAG
- a CDS encoding calcium-binding protein: MSDNQKSLAVSDVTVDRILSQYLWNSPIPPKREDMGISITSANRTPVKIDATDYMKNGAGRYATAADFKMFENFFKTSNLPARNTPYSFDEIGNKIYGVERFNSWKNGFYSTTPGKGFTVAVSQYGIDTSSSDYVERAFIFGSTQVVVTPDDLRKLQFFVRPDGSREIRNLRITPKNDNFDFIGGSSSQDVSDRMQKWMVDTANSVFNSVLDPKRIGRSVPLVYTDTDKLPFVNITDKDFKKLQSEKSNRKISDTLIEETGIPLLLQSRGLIDKLKKSPALYDKSLLGRLRDIEQNANEMYPKTRDLIKKDPNMMSWNERDEPYRHTQLSFSSDVQRLHEKARILLTELNQRENIHQSPTEFANTAAFITVAMQKAKMTDADVIGRMDGKLHIIHDTLKLDVAIVDPHKAAQTPVADSVAQSKQTEQQFEYETRQRQLAQSQSRGISIA; this comes from the coding sequence ATGTCAGATAACCAAAAATCTTTAGCTGTATCCGATGTTACAGTAGATAGAATTTTATCCCAATATTTGTGGAACAGCCCGATACCACCCAAAAGAGAAGATATGGGAATATCGATAACATCAGCTAATCGTACACCAGTAAAAATTGACGCAACCGACTATATGAAAAATGGTGCAGGCAGATATGCCACGGCAGCAGATTTCAAGATGTTTGAGAATTTTTTTAAAACCTCGAATTTACCTGCAAGAAATACACCTTATTCTTTCGATGAGATTGGCAATAAAATCTATGGGGTAGAGAGATTTAACAGTTGGAAAAATGGTTTCTACAGTACGACTCCAGGAAAAGGTTTTACTGTCGCTGTTTCTCAATACGGAATCGACACTTCATCTTCAGACTACGTCGAACGTGCTTTTATCTTCGGTTCAACACAAGTAGTTGTTACACCTGATGATCTTAGAAAACTTCAATTCTTCGTCCGACCCGACGGCAGCCGAGAAATTCGCAACCTCAGAATCACGCCTAAAAACGACAACTTCGATTTCATCGGCGGTTCATCTTCTCAAGATGTTTCGGATAGGATGCAAAAATGGATGGTAGATACGGCAAACTCTGTGTTCAATTCCGTATTGGATCCGAAAAGGATAGGCAGGTCGGTCCCGCTCGTCTATACCGATACCGACAAACTGCCGTTTGTCAATATTACGGATAAGGACTTCAAAAAACTCCAGTCGGAGAAATCGAACCGAAAAATATCCGATACTCTGATAGAAGAAACAGGCATTCCTCTGCTTCTTCAAAGCAGAGGGTTAATCGACAAGCTGAAAAAATCACCAGCCTTATATGATAAAAGCCTGCTGGGGCGTTTGCGAGACATTGAGCAGAATGCCAACGAAATGTACCCAAAAACCCGTGACCTTATCAAAAAAGATCCGAATATGATGTCTTGGAACGAAAGGGATGAGCCGTATCGACACACACAACTGTCTTTCTCTTCCGACGTACAACGCCTGCACGAAAAAGCCAGAATCCTGCTTACCGAACTCAACCAAAGGGAAAATATCCACCAATCCCCTACGGAATTCGCCAACACCGCCGCCTTCATTACCGTCGCCATGCAAAAAGCGAAAATGACCGATGCCGACGTTATCGGTAGGATGGACGGCAAACTTCACATTATCCATGATACACTGAAATTAGATGTTGCCATCGTGGATCCACACAAAGCGGCACAAACCCCGGTAGCCGACAGCGTGGCTCAAAGTAAGCAAACGGAACAACAGTTTGAATATGAAACGCGACAAAGGCAATTGGCGCAATCCCAATCGCGCGGGATAAGTATTGCTTAA
- a CDS encoding IS30 family transposase: protein MSYTQLTQDERYHIQYLSRHCTIAEIAKQLNRHKSTISREIKRHCIQGQQYSAEKAQKQSRLTKQHRRKPYKLDSQLVQHIDTLIRRKLSPEQVCAYLHKHHGITLHHSTIYRYLRQDKSNGGTLWQHLRICSKPYRKRYGSTWTRGKVPDRVGIENRPAIVDRKTRIGDWEADTIVGKNQKSALLTLVERTTRYTIICKLKNLKAEDTARAAIRVLKAYKARVHTITMDNGKEFYQHTKIAKALKAKTYFCRPYHSWEKGLNENTNGLIRQYFPKQTDFRNISDREIRRVQDELNHRPRKTLGYETPSVLFLNLFQPLVP from the coding sequence ATGAGCTACACACAACTGACCCAAGACGAACGATACCATATCCAATACCTGTCCCGCCACTGCACCATCGCCGAAATCGCCAAACAGCTCAACCGCCACAAAAGCACCATCAGCCGCGAAATCAAGCGGCACTGCATCCAAGGACAGCAATACAGCGCCGAAAAAGCACAGAAGCAAAGCCGGCTGACCAAACAGCACCGGCGAAAACCCTATAAGCTCGATTCGCAGCTGGTTCAACACATCGACACCCTTATCCGCCGCAAACTCAGTCCCGAACAAGTATGTGCCTACCTGCATAAACACCACGGGATCACACTCCATCACAGCACTATTTACCGCTACCTCCGCCAAGACAAAAGCAACGGCGGCACTTTGTGGCAACACCTCAGAATATGCAGCAAACCCTACCGCAAACGCTACGGCAGCACATGGACCAGAGGCAAAGTGCCCGACCGCGTCGGCATAGAGAACCGACCTGCTATCGTCGACCGGAAAACCCGCATCGGCGATTGGGAGGCCGACACCATCGTCGGCAAAAATCAGAAAAGCGCGTTATTGACCTTGGTCGAACGCACTACCCGCTACACCATCATCTGCAAATTAAAGAACTTAAAAGCCGAAGACACTGCCCGGGCGGCCATTAGGGTATTAAAGGCATATAAAGCCAGAGTCCACACCATCACCATGGATAACGGCAAAGAGTTCTACCAACACACCAAAATAGCCAAAGCCTTGAAGGCGAAAACCTATTTTTGCCGCCCTTACCATTCTTGGGAGAAAGGGCTGAATGAGAACACCAATGGACTCATCCGGCAATATTTCCCCAAACAAACCGATTTCCGAAACATCAGCGATCGGGAGATACGCAGGGTTCAAGATGAGTTGAACCACCGGCCGAGAAAAACACTTGGCTACGAAACGCCAAGTGTTTTATTCTTAAATCTGTTCCAACCACTGGTACCCTAG
- a CDS encoding dihydrofolate reductase, which translates to MQKITLIAAYAAHRCIGINNTMPWHLPEDFAFFKTYTTGKPVVMGRKTWESLPKKPLPGRYNIVITRQSDYLAEGAETVPGLEEALALCADAEEIIIMGGAQIYAQALPYATDLRLTEVSLDVSGDAFFPEFSSDEWKEQLRETHISAKGIGYAFVHYVRR; encoded by the coding sequence ATGCAAAAAATCACTCTGATTGCCGCTTATGCCGCCCACCGTTGTATCGGCATCAACAATACCATGCCTTGGCATCTGCCCGAAGACTTTGCCTTCTTCAAAACCTATACCACGGGCAAACCGGTCGTCATGGGGCGTAAAACATGGGAATCCCTTCCTAAGAAACCCTTACCCGGCCGCTACAATATCGTTATTACCCGTCAGTCGGATTATCTTGCCGAAGGGGCGGAAACCGTCCCCGGACTGGAAGAAGCATTGGCATTGTGTGCGGATGCCGAAGAAATCATTATCATGGGCGGCGCACAGATTTACGCCCAAGCCCTACCGTATGCAACCGATTTGCGCCTGACCGAGGTGTCGCTCGATGTATCCGGAGACGCTTTTTTCCCTGAATTTTCATCGGATGAATGGAAAGAGCAGTTGCGTGAAACACACATAAGCGCGAAAGGTATCGGATACGCCTTTGTCCACTATGTCCGCCGTTGA
- the pyrI gene encoding aspartate carbamoyltransferase regulatory subunit, with amino-acid sequence METPKLSVEAIEKGTVIDHIPAGKGLIILRQFKLLHYGSAVTVGFNLPSKTQGSKDIIKITGVWLDDNAANRLALFAPEAVVNTIDHFKVINKRRLTLPDEIAEVFRCPNTNCASHGEPVKSRFYVRKQSGQTKLKCHYCEKTFSRDSVTEA; translated from the coding sequence ATGGAAACCCCCAAACTCAGCGTCGAAGCCATCGAAAAAGGTACCGTCATCGACCACATCCCCGCAGGCAAAGGCCTGATTATCCTGCGCCAATTCAAACTGCTGCATTACGGCAGCGCCGTCACCGTCGGCTTCAACCTGCCCAGCAAAACCCAAGGCAGCAAAGACATTATCAAAATCACCGGCGTCTGGCTGGACGACAACGCCGCCAACCGCCTCGCCCTCTTCGCCCCCGAAGCCGTCGTCAACACCATCGACCACTTCAAAGTCATCAACAAACGCCGGCTCACCCTGCCCGACGAAATCGCCGAAGTGTTCCGCTGCCCGAACACCAACTGCGCCAGCCACGGCGAACCGGTGAAAAGCCGCTTCTACGTTCGCAAACAAAGCGGTCAGACCAAACTCAAATGCCACTACTGCGAAAAAACCTTCAGCCGCGATTCTGTGACGGAGGCTTAG
- the pyrB gene encoding aspartate carbamoyltransferase yields the protein MPNPLYRQHVISISDLTTEQLELLLQTALKLKADPRDDLLEGKLIGSCFFEPSTRTRLSFETAVQRLGGKVIGFSDGANTSAKKGETLADTARIISSYTDAIIQRHPKDGAARVSAEFSKVPVINAGDGTNQHPSQTLLDLVTIYETQGRLNKLKIAMAGDLKYGRTVHSLCQALKRWDCEFAFVSPPSLAMPEYITEELEAAGCRYQILPDLEAAVEWADILYMTRVQRERFDEQEFAKIQGKFNLNAAMLANARPNLRVLHPLPRVDEIHPDVDATPHAYYFEQATNGVYARMAILSLVLNEEV from the coding sequence ATGCCCAACCCGCTTTACCGACAACACGTCATCTCCATTTCCGACCTGACGACCGAACAGCTCGAGCTGCTCCTGCAAACCGCCCTCAAGCTCAAAGCCGACCCGCGCGACGACCTGCTCGAAGGCAAACTCATCGGCTCATGCTTTTTCGAACCCTCCACCCGCACGCGCCTGTCGTTTGAAACCGCCGTGCAACGCTTGGGCGGCAAAGTCATCGGCTTTTCCGACGGCGCCAACACCAGCGCGAAAAAAGGCGAAACCCTCGCCGACACCGCCCGCATCATCTCCAGCTACACCGACGCCATCATCCAACGCCACCCCAAAGACGGCGCCGCGCGCGTGTCCGCCGAGTTTTCCAAAGTCCCCGTCATCAACGCCGGCGACGGCACCAACCAACACCCCAGCCAAACCCTGCTCGACCTCGTGACCATCTACGAAACCCAAGGTCGTCTGAACAAGCTCAAAATCGCCATGGCGGGCGACCTCAAATACGGCCGCACCGTCCACTCCCTCTGCCAAGCCCTCAAACGCTGGGACTGCGAATTCGCTTTCGTCTCCCCGCCCAGCCTTGCCATGCCCGAATACATCACCGAAGAACTCGAAGCCGCAGGCTGCCGTTACCAAATCCTGCCCGACCTCGAAGCCGCCGTCGAATGGGCGGACATCCTATACATGACCCGCGTCCAGCGCGAACGCTTCGACGAACAAGAGTTCGCCAAAATCCAAGGTAAATTCAACCTCAACGCCGCCATGCTTGCCAACGCCCGCCCCAACCTGCGCGTGTTGCACCCCCTGCCGCGCGTTGACGAAATCCACCCCGACGTCGATGCCACGCCGCACGCCTACTATTTCGAGCAGGCGACCAACGGCGTTTACGCCCGCATGGCGATTTTATCGCTGGTGTTGAACGAAGAAGTATAA
- a CDS encoding OmpP1/FadL family transporter: MTNSPIKQTVILLSAVFFSGAVHASGYHFGTQSVNAQGTANSSGAEAADASTIFYNPAGLSKLDSSQVSVNANIVLPSIRYEADSAQYYQGGDVSGSKSGKITKTTVVPHLYGAYKVNDDVTLGLGVYVPFGSVTEYEKDSVLRHNINKLGLTSIDIEPVVAWKANENHAFGAGLIAQYSKAELRKYSDWDASGAISQLASGLASRAAGRPVSVSAQGKSDGHAEVKGHDWGFGYQLAWMWDINDRARVGVNYRSKVSHTLKGSAEWEADGAYARRAWDLGALAARGYVPREKASVKIVTPESLSVHGMYKATDKFNLFSDVTWTRHSRFNKAELVFENTKNVVNGKSDRTVITPNWRNTYKVALGGSYQVTDPLQLRAGIAFDRSPVKNAGYRMNSLPDGNRIWFSLGAKYHIGKNHVLDAAYSHIHINDTRYHTDRATGNDVDSKGASGARFKNHADIVGLQYTYKFK, from the coding sequence ATGACGAACTCACCTATTAAACAAACCGTAATCTTACTCAGCGCAGTCTTCTTCTCCGGCGCAGTCCACGCTTCGGGCTACCACTTCGGTACGCAGTCAGTCAATGCGCAAGGCACCGCCAACTCTTCCGGCGCGGAAGCCGCCGACGCATCGACCATCTTCTACAACCCTGCCGGCCTGTCCAAACTTGACAGCAGCCAAGTTTCCGTCAACGCCAACATCGTCCTGCCCAGCATCCGCTACGAAGCCGATTCCGCACAATACTATCAAGGCGGCGATGTTTCCGGCTCGAAAAGCGGCAAAATCACCAAAACCACCGTCGTTCCGCACCTCTACGGCGCATACAAAGTCAATGACGACGTAACTTTGGGCTTGGGCGTTTACGTCCCTTTCGGCTCTGTCACCGAATACGAAAAAGATTCCGTGCTGCGCCACAACATCAACAAACTCGGCCTTACCAGCATCGACATCGAGCCGGTCGTCGCTTGGAAAGCCAATGAAAATCATGCTTTCGGTGCCGGCCTGATCGCCCAATATTCCAAAGCCGAATTGCGCAAATATTCCGACTGGGATGCCTCCGGCGCTATTAGCCAACTCGCCAGCGGCCTTGCTTCACGCGCCGCCGGCCGCCCTGTATCCGTCAGCGCGCAAGGCAAATCTGACGGACACGCCGAAGTTAAAGGCCACGACTGGGGCTTCGGCTATCAACTTGCCTGGATGTGGGACATCAATGACCGCGCACGGGTCGGCGTGAACTACCGCTCCAAAGTATCACACACCCTCAAAGGCTCGGCAGAATGGGAAGCCGACGGCGCATACGCCCGTCGCGCTTGGGATTTGGGCGCGCTTGCCGCCCGCGGTTACGTTCCGCGTGAAAAAGCAAGCGTCAAAATCGTCACGCCCGAATCCTTGTCCGTTCACGGCATGTACAAAGCCACCGACAAATTCAACCTGTTCAGCGATGTAACTTGGACGCGCCACAGCCGCTTCAACAAAGCGGAACTGGTTTTTGAAAACACCAAAAACGTCGTCAACGGCAAATCCGACCGCACCGTCATCACGCCCAACTGGCGCAACACTTACAAAGTCGCGCTCGGCGGTTCTTACCAAGTGACCGACCCGCTGCAACTGCGCGCAGGCATCGCCTTTGACCGCTCGCCCGTCAAAAACGCCGGCTACCGCATGAACAGCCTGCCCGACGGCAACCGCATCTGGTTCTCGCTCGGCGCGAAATACCATATCGGCAAAAACCACGTCCTCGATGCCGCTTACAGCCACATCCACATCAACGACACCCGCTACCACACTGACCGCGCCACCGGCAACGATGTGGACAGCAAAGGCGCATCCGGCGCGCGTTTCAAAAACCACGCCGACATCGTTGGATTGCAATACACTTACAAATTCAAGTAA
- the prfB gene encoding peptide chain release factor 2: MEAEVINQLNNTLNDLEKRSEDIRVYMDYQGKKDRLEEVIGLSEDPELWNDPKRAQEIGKERKILEGIVLTLDNIASGIEDNRMLIEMAVEENDEEGFAAVQEDVAGLEKQMADLEFKRMFNQPADPNNCFIDITAGAGGTEAEDWAGMLFRMYSRYAERKGFKIEILEEDDGEIAGINRATIRVEGEYAYGLLRTETGVHRLVRYSPFDSNNKRHTSFSSVFVYPEIDDSIEIEINPADLRIDTYRASGAGGQHINKTDSAVRITHEPTGIVVQCQNDRSQHANKAAAMEMLKSKLYELEMRKRNEEKQALEEGKSDVGWGSQIRSYVLDSSRIKDLRTGYEVGNTKAVLDGDLDGFIEASLKQGV, translated from the coding sequence ATGGAAGCCGAAGTAATCAACCAGCTCAACAACACCCTGAACGATTTGGAAAAGCGCAGCGAAGACATCCGCGTCTATATGGACTATCAGGGCAAGAAGGACCGATTGGAAGAAGTCATCGGCCTTTCCGAAGACCCTGAGCTGTGGAACGACCCCAAACGCGCCCAAGAAATCGGCAAAGAGCGCAAAATCCTCGAAGGCATCGTGTTGACGCTCGACAACATCGCGTCGGGCATCGAAGACAACCGAATGCTGATTGAAATGGCCGTCGAAGAAAACGACGAAGAAGGTTTCGCCGCCGTGCAAGAAGACGTGGCGGGACTGGAAAAACAGATGGCGGATTTAGAGTTCAAACGGATGTTCAACCAACCCGCCGACCCGAACAACTGCTTTATCGACATCACCGCAGGCGCGGGCGGTACGGAAGCGGAAGACTGGGCGGGCATGCTGTTCCGCATGTACAGCCGCTACGCCGAGCGCAAAGGCTTCAAAATCGAAATCCTCGAAGAAGACGACGGCGAAATCGCGGGCATCAACCGCGCCACCATCCGCGTGGAAGGCGAATACGCCTACGGCTTGCTGCGCACGGAAACCGGCGTTCACCGCCTGGTGCGCTACTCGCCGTTTGACTCGAACAACAAACGCCATACGTCTTTCTCATCCGTGTTCGTATACCCCGAAATCGACGATTCCATCGAAATCGAAATCAACCCCGCCGATTTGCGTATCGACACTTATCGCGCATCGGGCGCGGGCGGTCAGCACATCAACAAAACCGACTCTGCCGTGCGCATTACCCACGAGCCGACGGGTATTGTGGTGCAGTGTCAAAACGACCGTTCGCAACACGCCAACAAAGCCGCTGCGATGGAAATGTTGAAATCCAAACTGTATGAATTGGAAATGCGCAAACGCAACGAAGAGAAACAGGCGTTGGAAGAAGGCAAGTCCGATGTGGGTTGGGGCAGCCAAATCCGCTCATACGTCTTGGACTCATCGCGCATCAAAGACTTGCGCACAGGCTACGAAGTCGGCAACACCAAAGCCGTATTGGACGGCGATTTGGACGGCTTCATCGAAGCCAGCCTGAAACAAGGCGTGTAA